The genomic interval AAGCTGTCTGGAAGGGACCTTCCacctttccctcttctcccctgcttcTCCCACGTGGGTGGCCCTGGGGCTCTGCTCACCATGCCGTGGGGATGGGGGCGTCGCGTCCCGTGCCCAGAGTCCCTACCACCAGCGGAAGTGGGCGTAAGCCCGGTTGGCCTCTGCCATCTTGTGCAGCACATGCTTCTTCTTGATGATGGGCCCTTCGTTGTTGAAggcctggagcagctcctgggagAGCTTCTCAGGCATCAGCATCCGGCGGTTCTTGTTCTCCCTGCACTCGGTGATTAACCACTTCATGGCCAGGAAGCGCTTCCGATTGTCCTTCAGCGGGACCGGGACCTGGGAAAGGTTTAAACCGTAACAGTTATCACGCTGTGAGAGTGCAGTGACCTGCTGTACTCCAACAGCCATTCAGGTCCAGCTGGACACCGTGCTGTgactccagtggcagcgtgctgctcagcagtaagaCCAGCTCCCAACAGCTGACCTGTGCCAGTTCACCTCCTCTGTCCATAGAAAACGGCCACTGCTACCAAAATGGAAATTCTGGGTCCTGCTGGCAGACGCTGGCCTTTGTAAGGACTTCTGGGCTACTGGGGAGCTGGATCCAGGCTGGTTTGCGCTAGCAGGAGTGGGAGATGGTCACCACTCCCCGCACTGAATGACAGACACGCCTCCACATCTCATTTCTCCATCAGGTCTCAAGCGTTGCAGAGCCCATGCTGAGACACAGGTTCTGCTCGAGTTTCAAATATTGCACTGCAGTGACTTTTTCTGCTATGCTGACCCTCCCCAGGGCTTTGGGGCCTCTACCCGAGCAACATGATGCAGCAGAGAGGATGGGACTGGTAGTCCCAGGACTACCAATTCTTTTGCTGCccatcactgatctccatctccTTGGACAACATTTGCTGTGCACTCCTCATCTAGTCAGAGACCGCTGCCAACAGAGACATTACCATGCTCACAGGCTGGGGGCCTGATCTTGGACAGTTTCCTAGGTGCTGTTTTGATCCAGATTGCAAAGTGGCTCTTTCCAAGAGAGGAAAGCTGGAGCTGAAAGGGTGGACACCAGTCCATCTGCCTCCCTAGCAAATTCTCTCCTGACCAGATGTGCTCCCAGgcctccttccctctcacctGGTAGGTTTTGCCTCCTTTTGTGATGCTGCTGAGCCCAATGATGGGCTGGCAGTTTTTCAGAGCCTGGTGGAAAATGACGTAAGGGTTGCATTCAATTGTCTCCTTCTCATCTTCTGGAGCTTTGTGGTACTtctccagctgcttcctcttaaTGGCCTCTAGAGTCTTGGGACAAAGACAAGAAAGGAGACATGCAGAGCAGATGGATTATCCCACTCCATGAAGTTACATCACTTTTACAAGCACCCCATTTTCACATGAGCCTGCAGCTGGTTTTCTAGCCCTGTAAGCAGCAGGTCAGTCAGGGATTCTCTCAAGTTTTACTTCACCCTCTTCCAGATCTTCAGTCTCTTTACTGGACATTGCGTTTGGGACGAGGAGGTGGAGACCAGAATGCTGGTCTGTGGGCACTAAGCATCCTCCCCTCCAAAGCCCAGATTCAAAAGCCCAGAGCCTGCCTGTCTTCCTGTCACAAGGCATCAGCAGTTACTTGGGGAACATTTGGGCAACGCGTCCCCCCGTTTCAAGGGTTGGAACACACCAGATGGGACCAGCTAATGCCAGTTACTGTACGTCAGAGCAGGGGTCAAAGCTGTGTCATACGCAACACATTTATGGGACTTCACTGGCAAGTTATATAGAAGATAAGGCATGAAAGAGAGCTGAAAGGAAGATCTTTTGAGGGTATGCTTTttatggtttagtggtggacttgctAGTATTAGATTAATAGtcggacttgatgatcttaagggtcttttccaacctaaatgagtctatgattctacatAAGGTCCAAGACACACTGAAGAGTGGAAAGAGCACGTTCTCCATTAAGCTACGGCCACCTGCTCTGCGAGCTGAATGAGGTTGTACAAAATGTACGTCTGATCAGGTAAATAATGGTGAGAGTATTGTGTGTGCAGAGGGAAATGTGTTAGGACCCCAGAGATGACCTGAGTTCTGGTAATTCCCAATTCTAGCAGGCTTGACGTCCCAGCCTTCCATTTGTATTGTTTTAACATAACAGTGGGAAGAAACACGAGGTCTCACCTGAGCCATGAGGCTTCTGGCCAGCACTTTATTTCCATCCCTCATCATCATATTGGTGAATTTACTGTAAACACAAAGCCAAATGCGACCTGatttaaattctgattttatCACCCACAGAAATAAGCCCCCCCTCCTTGTCTTGTTCCCATGGTTAAGCCTGGGTGCTGCTAGATCTGCTGTAATTATCTCTAATCGCTGTCAGTCCATGGACTGGCTTTGTGGGAAAAGATTAACCCGAATAAAGGGATTGTGCTGTAAGAGAAGGCAACGTGCAGCGCAGCAAGCGAAGGCTGAGGAGGACAGCGTAGCTCCCGAGCGTTTTGGCTCCACGGGACCTGGCTGTAACAGAGGAGGAGCTGATGCTTTCTCTGACCTGATCATAGGGTCGCTGAACACAGAGCTGGAGAGAGTGGGAGGAGCCGCTTTTATGGGCCGAACAGCCTTAAgctccattttttccttttcctcct from Grus americana isolate bGruAme1 chromosome 18, bGruAme1.mat, whole genome shotgun sequence carries:
- the MRPS7 gene encoding 28S ribosomal protein S7, mitochondrial, whose amino-acid sequence is MAAPSAAGLSRRLRAWLPRLTQVRWSRYNPSFLEPEVNKELYQKPPEELSEEEKEKMELKAVRPIKAAPPTLSSSVFSDPMISKFTNMMMRDGNKVLARSLMAQTLEAIKRKQLEKYHKAPEDEKETIECNPYVIFHQALKNCQPIIGLSSITKGGKTYQVPVPLKDNRKRFLAMKWLITECRENKNRRMLMPEKLSQELLQAFNNEGPIIKKKHVLHKMAEANRAYAHFRWW